From the genome of Prevotella herbatica, one region includes:
- a CDS encoding glycine--tRNA ligase — MAQEDVFKKIVSHCKEYGFVFPSSEIYDGLAAVYDYGQNGVELKNNIKEYWWKSMVLLHSNIVGIDASIFMHPTVWKASGHVDAFNDPLIDNRDSKKRYRADNLIEDQIGKYEEKIEKEVAKAKKRFGDSFDEAKFRETNPRVLENLEKRNNLHARYTEAMQGPDLEALKQIILDEEIVDPISGTKNWTDVRQFNLMFSTEVGSLSDQANKIYLRPETAQGIFVNYLNVQKTGRMKLPFGIAQIGKAFRNEIVARQFVFRMREFEQMEMQFFCQPGTEMKWFEYWKKHRLAWHEALGLGAENYRFHDHEKLAHYANAATDIEFKMPFGFKEVEGIHSRTNFDLSQHEKFSGRQIKYFDPEKNESYTPYDVETSIGVDRMFLSILCHSYTEEQLENGETRIVLKLPEALAPVKCAVFPLDKKDGLPELAQKIVDDLKFHFNTHYGDPKDSIGKRYRRQDAVGTPFCVTVDHDTPNDHKVTLRYRDTMKQERVDIDDLRSLMEDRVSITNLLKKLNID, encoded by the coding sequence ATGGCACAAGAAGATGTATTCAAGAAGATTGTAAGTCATTGTAAAGAATATGGCTTCGTCTTCCCAAGCAGTGAAATTTATGACGGACTAGCAGCTGTTTATGACTACGGTCAGAATGGTGTTGAGCTTAAGAATAATATTAAGGAATACTGGTGGAAAAGTATGGTATTGCTTCATAGCAATATCGTCGGTATTGATGCCAGTATTTTTATGCATCCTACCGTTTGGAAGGCAAGCGGCCATGTTGATGCATTCAATGATCCATTGATTGACAACCGCGACTCTAAGAAGCGTTATCGTGCCGATAACCTTATCGAGGACCAGATTGGAAAATACGAAGAAAAAATCGAGAAGGAAGTTGCAAAGGCAAAGAAACGTTTTGGCGACTCTTTTGATGAGGCTAAATTCCGTGAGACTAATCCACGCGTACTTGAGAATTTGGAGAAGCGCAATAATCTCCATGCTAGATATACAGAGGCTATGCAAGGTCCAGACCTTGAGGCATTAAAGCAGATTATTCTTGACGAAGAAATTGTAGACCCTATCAGCGGCACAAAGAACTGGACGGACGTACGTCAGTTCAATTTAATGTTCTCTACAGAAGTCGGTTCACTTAGCGATCAGGCAAACAAGATATATCTTCGTCCAGAAACAGCTCAGGGTATTTTCGTAAACTATCTTAACGTACAGAAGACGGGCCGCATGAAATTACCTTTCGGTATCGCACAAATTGGTAAGGCTTTCCGCAATGAGATTGTAGCGCGCCAGTTCGTATTCCGCATGCGTGAATTTGAGCAGATGGAAATGCAGTTCTTCTGCCAGCCAGGAACTGAGATGAAATGGTTTGAATATTGGAAAAAACATCGTCTTGCATGGCATGAGGCTCTTGGTTTGGGTGCAGAAAACTATCGTTTCCACGATCATGAGAAGCTTGCTCACTACGCCAACGCAGCTACTGATATAGAATTTAAGATGCCTTTCGGATTTAAGGAAGTTGAAGGTATCCACTCACGTACAAACTTTGACTTGAGCCAGCACGAGAAGTTCAGCGGTCGACAGATTAAGTATTTTGATCCTGAAAAGAACGAAAGCTACACTCCGTATGATGTTGAGACATCTATTGGTGTTGACCGTATGTTCCTATCTATACTTTGTCACAGCTACACAGAGGAGCAGCTTGAGAACGGTGAAACACGCATTGTCTTGAAATTACCAGAGGCGCTGGCACCTGTTAAGTGTGCAGTGTTCCCACTTGATAAGAAAGACGGTCTGCCGGAGTTGGCTCAAAAGATTGTTGACGATCTTAAGTTCCACTTCAATACACATTATGGTGACCCTAAGGATTCTATCGGTAAGCGCTATCGTCGTCAGGATGCAGTCGGAACTCCTTTCTGTGTAACAGTAGACCATGATACGCCAAATGACCACAAAGTTACTTTGCGTTATCGTGACACGATGAAACAAGAGCGTGTGGATATTGATGATTTGCGTTCATTAATGGAAGATCGCGTAAGCATTACCAATCTTCTTAAGAAACTGAATATAGACTAA
- a CDS encoding FKBP-type peptidyl-prolyl cis-trans isomerase — MKKYHILYIMLLVMSITGFSSCSENNNTVEEFPNWQATNESKFNSIYAEAVKYVASGSDSWKVIKKWSYQDSIHNNPEDYIVAQVITKGTGTTSPIYTDSVRVHYEGRLLPSTSYPEGYVFDKSWNTDEYNASTNVPVKFAISNVVDGFSTALQNMHIGDRWRVYIPYQLGYGSSGSTGIPGYSTLIFDITLVSYYHVGVTVPSFKAKATDNTWIDK; from the coding sequence ATGAAAAAATATCATATATTATATATCATGCTGCTAGTGATGTCAATCACAGGATTCTCATCGTGCAGCGAAAACAACAACACTGTAGAAGAATTCCCTAACTGGCAAGCTACTAACGAAAGCAAATTCAACAGCATTTATGCTGAGGCTGTGAAATATGTAGCATCCGGTAGTGATTCATGGAAGGTCATAAAGAAATGGTCTTATCAGGATAGTATTCATAATAATCCTGAAGATTATATTGTGGCTCAAGTAATAACAAAGGGTACAGGTACGACAAGCCCAATATACACAGACTCTGTTCGTGTGCATTATGAAGGTCGTCTGCTACCTTCTACAAGTTATCCTGAAGGATACGTATTCGACAAAAGTTGGAATACAGATGAATATAATGCTTCTACAAATGTACCGGTAAAGTTTGCCATTAGTAATGTAGTTGACGGTTTTTCTACCGCATTGCAGAATATGCATATAGGTGACAGATGGAGAGTTTATATTCCATATCAGTTAGGCTATGGTTCAAGCGGTAGCACTGGAATACCAGGGTATTCAACCCTTATATTCGACATTACGCTAGTGAGCTATTATCATGTTGGCGTAACAGTCCCTAGTTTCAAAGCTAAGGCTACAGATAACACATGGATAGATAAATGA
- a CDS encoding MATE family efflux transporter: protein MLSNRKSDALLANIRNGKPMAQREKLNLIIGLSIPSILAQITSVMMFFIDAAMVGHLGAEASASIGIIESTTWLMGSMLGALSTGFSVQVAHFIGANDFFKARQVFRHALICGLIFSLLMMGIGIAIHTHLPYWLGGGSDIAGNSSAYFLIYSCALPFVLLYFMSSSMLKSSGNMKIPSILSVTMCLLDIVFNYIFIYVFKLGVSGAALGTLLAYVVTVLPMVWQATCKSKILALNLDHVKFLWNWNYIRNAAKISGPIALQALLMSGAQVISTMIVAPLGNISIAANSFAITVESLCYMPGYGIGDAASTLVGQTFGAGRKDLCKNFAHMTVGLGMAVMAFMGVIMYIFAPEMMSILSSVRAIQDLGAQCLRIEAFAEPFFAASIVAYSVCVSTGDTFKPVLINLCTMWGIRLTTAYILASQYGLKGVWFAMAIELTTRGILFLVRLFRGKWLNAPAIKHA from the coding sequence ATGTTAAGCAACAGAAAAAGCGACGCTTTATTGGCAAACATCAGAAATGGTAAGCCAATGGCACAACGAGAAAAGCTCAATCTTATAATAGGATTGAGTATACCTTCCATTTTAGCACAGATTACATCCGTAATGATGTTTTTCATAGATGCAGCAATGGTTGGACATCTTGGTGCAGAAGCTTCAGCAAGCATTGGTATCATAGAAAGTACCACATGGCTGATGGGTAGCATGCTTGGCGCTTTATCTACGGGTTTTTCAGTTCAAGTAGCACACTTCATTGGTGCCAACGACTTCTTCAAGGCTCGCCAAGTGTTTCGTCATGCATTGATATGCGGATTAATTTTCAGTCTGCTGATGATGGGTATTGGAATAGCAATACACACTCATTTACCATATTGGTTAGGTGGCGGTTCTGATATCGCAGGAAATTCATCAGCCTACTTCCTCATATACTCTTGTGCTTTACCGTTCGTGCTTCTCTACTTCATGTCGTCATCCATGTTGAAATCATCTGGCAACATGAAAATTCCAAGCATACTTTCAGTAACTATGTGCTTGCTTGATATTGTATTCAATTACATATTTATCTATGTATTTAAGTTAGGAGTATCAGGAGCAGCATTGGGCACCCTGTTGGCTTATGTTGTTACAGTGCTTCCTATGGTATGGCAAGCAACTTGTAAGAGTAAGATTTTAGCATTAAACCTTGATCATGTTAAGTTTTTATGGAATTGGAATTACATACGTAATGCAGCAAAGATAAGCGGTCCTATAGCCTTACAGGCTCTACTTATGAGTGGTGCTCAAGTTATAAGTACTATGATAGTAGCTCCATTGGGTAACATATCTATAGCTGCAAATTCATTCGCCATAACTGTAGAGAGTTTGTGCTACATGCCGGGATATGGTATCGGTGATGCAGCCAGTACTTTAGTAGGTCAGACTTTTGGAGCTGGACGTAAAGACCTTTGCAAAAATTTCGCCCACATGACTGTAGGACTTGGTATGGCAGTCATGGCGTTCATGGGAGTTATAATGTATATATTTGCACCAGAGATGATGTCTATTTTATCTAGTGTCCGTGCAATCCAAGATTTGGGTGCTCAATGTCTACGCATAGAGGCTTTTGCAGAACCATTCTTTGCAGCAAGCATCGTAGCTTACAGTGTATGTGTTAGTACAGGAGACACATTCAAACCTGTACTTATAAATCTATGTACGATGTGGGGCATACGTCTTACCACAGCATACATATTGGCTTCACAATACGGACTAAAAGGTGTATGGTTTGCTATGGCAATAGAATTAACTACACGTGGAATATTATTCCTTGTACGTCTTTTCCGTGGAAAATGGCTAAACGCCCCAGCTATCAAGCATGCATAA
- the recA gene encoding recombinase RecA: MAKETDQAAAQSDKLKALQAAMSKIEKDFGKGSIMRMGDEKVENVDVIPTGSIGLNAALGVGGYPRGRVIEIYGPESSGKTTLAIHAIAEAQKQGGIAAFIDAEHAFDRFYAQKLGVDVDNLWVSQPDNGEQALQIADELIRSSAVDILVIDSVAALTPKKEIEGDMGDNVVGLQARLMSQALRKLTSTISKTNTCCVFINQLREKIGVMFGNPETTTGGNALKFYSSVRLDIRRVTSIKDGDQVVGNQVRVKVVKNKVAPPFRKTEFEITFGEGISKVGEIVDLGVEYGVIQKSGSWFSYNGSKLAQGRDATKNLLKDNPELCDELEGLIMQGIENKK, translated from the coding sequence ATGGCAAAAGAAACAGATCAGGCTGCAGCTCAAAGCGATAAACTGAAAGCTTTGCAGGCAGCTATGTCTAAAATAGAAAAAGATTTCGGCAAAGGTTCCATCATGAGAATGGGGGACGAAAAAGTCGAGAATGTAGATGTTATTCCAACGGGTAGCATTGGACTAAACGCTGCTCTTGGTGTTGGTGGTTATCCTCGCGGACGTGTGATAGAAATCTATGGTCCAGAATCTTCTGGTAAGACGACTCTTGCCATTCACGCTATCGCAGAAGCGCAAAAGCAGGGTGGTATTGCTGCATTTATAGATGCAGAGCATGCCTTTGACCGATTCTATGCACAGAAGTTGGGTGTTGATGTGGATAATCTATGGGTCAGCCAACCAGATAATGGAGAGCAGGCTTTGCAGATTGCTGATGAACTTATCCGTTCAAGTGCTGTTGATATTCTTGTTATTGACTCAGTTGCCGCTCTTACTCCTAAGAAGGAAATAGAGGGTGATATGGGTGATAATGTTGTTGGTCTTCAGGCTCGACTTATGAGTCAGGCTTTGCGTAAGCTCACTTCTACAATCAGCAAGACAAACACTTGTTGTGTATTTATCAATCAGTTGCGTGAAAAGATTGGTGTGATGTTTGGAAATCCAGAAACTACAACTGGTGGTAACGCATTGAAGTTCTATAGTAGTGTTCGCCTTGATATACGTCGTGTTACAAGTATCAAAGATGGCGATCAGGTTGTAGGTAATCAGGTGCGTGTTAAGGTTGTTAAGAATAAGGTCGCTCCTCCTTTCCGTAAGACTGAATTTGAAATTACTTTCGGTGAAGGTATTAGTAAGGTCGGTGAGATTGTAGACTTGGGCGTAGAATATGGCGTTATTCAGAAGAGTGGTAGCTGGTTCAGCTATAATGGTTCTAAACTAGCTCAGGGACGTGATGCAACGAAAAATTTACTGAAAGATAATCCAGAACTCTGTGATGAACTTGAAGGACTTATCATGCAGGGAATAGAAAACAAGAAGTAA
- a CDS encoding saccharopine dehydrogenase family protein, protein MSRVLMIGAGGVATVAAFKIAQNTDVFSEFMIASRRKEKCDKLVESIHKAGLNMDIKTAQVDADDVEQLKTLFNSFKPELVINLALPYQDLTIMDACLACGCNYLDTANYEPKDEAHFEYSWQWAYKDKFEKAGLTAILGCGFDPGVSGIYTAYAAKHHFDEIQYLDIVDCNAGNHHKAFATNFNPEINIREITQKGLYYKDGEWIETDPLAVHKDLTYPNIGPRDSYLMHHEELESLVKNYPTIKQARFWMTFGQQYLNYLDVIQNIGMSRIDEVEYEAPLADGSGKTTRVKIVPLQFLKAVLPNPQELGENYEGETSIGCRIRGIKDGKEHTYYVYNNCKHHEAYKETGMQGVSYTTGVPAMIGAMMFIKGIWKKAGVWNVEDFDPDPFMEQLNKQGLPWHEEFDGDLEL, encoded by the coding sequence ATGAGTAGAGTTTTAATGATTGGAGCCGGTGGCGTTGCTACAGTAGCGGCTTTTAAAATTGCCCAGAATACAGATGTGTTTTCTGAGTTTATGATTGCTTCTCGTCGCAAGGAGAAATGCGACAAACTGGTAGAGTCTATTCACAAAGCTGGTCTGAACATGGATATCAAGACTGCTCAGGTGGATGCTGACGATGTTGAACAGTTGAAGACCCTCTTCAATAGTTTCAAACCCGAACTCGTAATTAATCTGGCTTTGCCTTATCAGGACCTTACTATTATGGATGCATGTCTGGCTTGTGGATGTAACTATCTTGATACAGCCAACTATGAACCAAAAGATGAGGCTCACTTTGAATATAGCTGGCAATGGGCTTATAAGGATAAATTTGAAAAAGCTGGACTGACCGCTATCCTTGGATGTGGTTTTGATCCTGGAGTAAGCGGAATATATACTGCTTATGCAGCAAAGCATCACTTCGATGAAATTCAATATCTTGACATCGTAGACTGCAATGCAGGAAATCATCACAAGGCTTTTGCTACAAACTTCAACCCAGAGATTAACATACGTGAAATCACTCAAAAAGGATTGTATTATAAGGACGGAGAATGGATTGAAACAGATCCTTTGGCTGTTCATAAAGATCTTACATACCCTAACATTGGTCCACGTGATAGTTATCTTATGCATCACGAGGAACTTGAAAGTCTTGTAAAGAACTATCCTACTATCAAGCAGGCTCGCTTCTGGATGACTTTTGGTCAGCAGTATCTTAACTATCTTGACGTTATACAGAATATAGGAATGTCACGCATCGACGAAGTTGAATATGAAGCACCTCTAGCAGATGGCTCAGGAAAGACTACTCGTGTGAAGATTGTTCCGTTGCAATTCCTCAAAGCAGTATTGCCTAATCCTCAGGAACTAGGTGAAAACTATGAGGGGGAGACCAGTATAGGTTGTCGTATACGTGGCATCAAGGATGGAAAAGAACATACATATTATGTTTACAACAATTGTAAGCATCATGAGGCATACAAGGAAACAGGTATGCAGGGTGTGAGCTACACAACTGGTGTTCCTGCAATGATAGGCGCAATGATGTTTATAAAAGGTATCTGGAAAAAAGCTGGTGTGTGGAATGTAGAGGACTTTGATCCAGATCCATTCATGGAACAGCTAAATAAGCAGGGACTTCCTTGGCATGAGGAGTTTGATGGTGATTTGGAATTATAA
- a CDS encoding DUF6621 family protein, whose product MNTPNTDNVKMSENIIIADADYVDSVAFNLIVNFERMIGRAIPKADLSQWAVCVALDGGVREGKNDTQIVLVHEKKNTSLDNFKPSDYEKDLNSKAFNDDKLGEFTFTSVEVGDVVNKDEYIENVLKTVLQHEEVKRVMIIPDSEKSDICSQIRSLLRNVEDDNKRITMFAMQPIEGGNFRQEILGYSLMNALGIRANEINGK is encoded by the coding sequence ATGAATACTCCAAATACTGACAATGTAAAGATGAGCGAAAACATAATTATTGCTGATGCTGATTATGTGGATTCTGTAGCTTTCAACCTTATCGTAAATTTCGAGCGTATGATTGGACGTGCCATTCCAAAAGCTGACCTTAGCCAATGGGCTGTTTGTGTCGCTCTTGATGGAGGCGTTCGTGAGGGTAAAAACGATACTCAGATAGTACTTGTTCATGAGAAAAAAAATACATCCTTGGACAATTTCAAACCTTCTGATTATGAAAAGGATTTAAATTCGAAAGCTTTTAATGACGATAAACTCGGTGAGTTTACATTTACTTCAGTTGAAGTAGGCGATGTTGTGAATAAAGATGAGTATATTGAGAATGTACTTAAGACCGTATTGCAACATGAGGAAGTGAAGAGAGTCATGATTATTCCTGATAGTGAAAAAAGTGATATTTGTTCTCAGATAAGAAGTTTACTGCGTAATGTGGAAGACGATAATAAACGAATAACGATGTTTGCTATGCAACCTATTGAAGGTGGTAATTTCCGTCAGGAGATATTGGGATATTCGTTGATGAATGCTCTTGGTATTCGTGCTAATGAAATCAATGGCAAATAA
- the nhaD gene encoding sodium:proton antiporter NhaD: MSSLTIAIVVVFVLGYLFIALESITKVNKAAVALLMFVACWALFMINPGSYISGFTGNELVNEACNAIERHLGSTSTTLFFLMGAMTIVEIVDQNGGFNWVQSRMFTKSKRGMLWKIAFMTFFLSAILDNLTTSIVMIMILRKLVHEHKDRIIYASLVIIAANAGGAFSPIGDVTTIMLWNKGVITALGVISEVFIPSVVSLVIPALILQTQLKGELIDNNVVANDKREGEGLDFSSIERKVIFFIGVGGLMFVPVFKSLTNLPPFIGILFVLGVLWTITEVFYHRLHKINSEVTFQKRVSNLLSRIDMTTILFFLGILMAVACLEEVGILTSLGSTLNTTFNGNHYFVTGIIGVVSSIVDNVPLVAGCMGMYPIAPTGDIAVDGLFWQLLAYCAGVGGSILIIGSAAGVVVMGLEKITFGWYMKKVSWIAFIGYIAGIFSYWLIRTYLFTAPL, encoded by the coding sequence ATGAGTTCTTTAACAATCGCTATTGTTGTAGTATTCGTTCTGGGCTATCTATTTATAGCCCTTGAGAGTATTACAAAAGTCAACAAAGCAGCCGTAGCGCTGCTCATGTTTGTTGCATGTTGGGCACTGTTCATGATCAATCCGGGGAGTTACATTTCTGGCTTTACTGGCAATGAATTAGTTAATGAAGCATGCAATGCAATTGAACGGCACTTGGGAAGCACCAGTACTACCCTATTCTTCCTTATGGGAGCAATGACTATCGTTGAGATTGTCGACCAGAATGGAGGATTCAATTGGGTTCAAAGCAGGATGTTTACTAAGAGCAAACGAGGAATGCTATGGAAAATAGCCTTTATGACATTCTTCCTTTCGGCTATTCTCGACAACCTCACCACAAGTATCGTGATGATTATGATTTTGCGCAAATTGGTTCACGAACATAAGGACCGTATAATCTACGCATCCCTAGTAATAATAGCCGCCAATGCTGGTGGGGCGTTCTCCCCTATTGGCGATGTCACGACAATCATGCTATGGAATAAGGGAGTCATTACAGCGCTAGGCGTCATATCAGAAGTATTTATTCCTTCAGTAGTTTCTCTTGTTATTCCTGCACTTATATTACAAACTCAGCTCAAAGGTGAACTAATAGACAATAATGTTGTTGCTAATGACAAGCGTGAGGGAGAAGGATTAGATTTCTCCAGCATAGAACGCAAGGTAATATTCTTCATTGGTGTAGGCGGTTTAATGTTTGTTCCTGTATTCAAGTCATTGACAAATCTTCCACCGTTTATTGGAATACTCTTTGTCCTCGGTGTACTTTGGACAATCACAGAAGTATTCTATCACCGTTTGCATAAGATAAATTCCGAAGTCACATTCCAGAAAAGAGTAAGCAATCTATTGTCTCGCATAGATATGACAACAATACTTTTCTTTCTCGGCATATTGATGGCAGTAGCATGTCTTGAGGAAGTCGGAATCCTCACATCACTTGGTTCTACTCTTAATACCACATTCAATGGTAACCATTATTTTGTAACAGGAATCATTGGTGTCGTGTCAAGTATCGTTGATAATGTACCTTTGGTTGCAGGATGTATGGGCATGTATCCTATCGCACCTACTGGTGATATTGCCGTTGACGGATTGTTTTGGCAGCTTCTTGCATATTGTGCAGGAGTAGGTGGAAGCATATTAATCATCGGCAGTGCTGCCGGAGTTGTTGTAATGGGATTAGAAAAGATTACTTTTGGTTGGTATATGAAGAAAGTCAGTTGGATAGCCTTTATCGGATATATTGCTGGTATTTTCAGCTATTGGCTCATAAGGACTTATCTTTTTACAGCACCGCTATAA
- a CDS encoding sensor histidine kinase, whose product MKRISVGTKLHLTVMFVFLLFAVAFTLFQHVREKQYKIDNLEIRLQSFNESMDDALHYIGKIDEKTLDGYVRRYNNSDLRVTLITAKGKVIFDNIRKDYANFGNHANRKEVKSALRYGYGSEIDRNSSTLKKEYFYYATYFKKDGFIIRSAMPYDNYLSESLKTDQHYIWFSLTAIIILTLVLYKFTGPLGRNITKLRSFASKADHNESLDTEDLMEFPGDELGEIAEKIIKLYKRLQSTRKEQDILKRQLTQNIAHELKTPVASIQGYLETILNNPNINDETRLQFMQRCYAQSQRLTALLQDISMLNRMDDAPHLIDFTSVNISQTVKDIIKDTELQLSSKKMTFKNLLPDNIVVNGSQSLIYSIFRNLTDNAIAYAGLGTEITLSATDNINEWQFVFKDNGIGVRHEHLARLFERFYLVDKGRSRKMGGTGLGLAIVKNAVLLHKGMIKVENRKEGGLMFTFFLKK is encoded by the coding sequence ATGAAGAGAATATCCGTAGGAACAAAACTTCATCTGACCGTAATGTTTGTTTTTCTCTTATTTGCCGTGGCATTTACTTTGTTTCAGCATGTTAGAGAAAAGCAATACAAGATTGATAATCTAGAAATACGTCTGCAATCTTTTAACGAGAGTATGGACGATGCTTTGCATTATATTGGCAAAATAGATGAGAAGACTCTTGATGGTTACGTGAGAAGATATAATAATTCCGACCTTAGAGTAACCCTTATCACAGCAAAAGGAAAGGTGATTTTTGACAATATAAGAAAAGACTATGCCAACTTTGGTAACCATGCAAATAGAAAAGAAGTGAAGTCTGCACTTAGATATGGCTATGGTTCAGAAATAGACCGTAACAGTAGTACGCTGAAAAAAGAATATTTCTATTATGCCACATATTTTAAAAAAGACGGCTTTATTATACGCAGTGCGATGCCTTATGACAACTACCTTTCTGAATCGTTGAAAACAGATCAGCATTATATTTGGTTCTCTCTTACTGCAATAATTATTCTTACATTAGTACTCTATAAGTTTACTGGTCCTCTTGGACGAAATATTACTAAGTTGCGTAGCTTTGCAAGTAAAGCAGATCATAACGAGAGCCTTGACACAGAAGATCTTATGGAGTTTCCAGGTGACGAACTTGGTGAAATTGCTGAGAAAATTATTAAGTTGTATAAACGGTTGCAGTCTACGCGAAAGGAACAGGACATACTGAAACGACAATTAACTCAGAATATTGCACACGAACTAAAGACTCCTGTCGCAAGTATACAGGGATATCTTGAAACAATTCTCAATAATCCTAATATAAACGATGAAACAAGATTGCAGTTTATGCAGAGGTGCTATGCACAAAGTCAGAGGCTAACGGCATTACTTCAGGATATATCAATGTTGAACCGTATGGATGATGCTCCTCATTTGATAGACTTTACTAGTGTGAATATATCACAGACTGTTAAGGATATTATTAAGGATACGGAATTGCAGCTTAGCAGTAAAAAAATGACGTTTAAGAACCTGTTGCCTGATAATATTGTTGTCAACGGTAGTCAAAGTCTCATATACAGTATATTCCGTAATCTTACAGATAATGCCATTGCCTATGCTGGATTAGGGACAGAGATAACTTTGAGTGCAACAGACAATATAAACGAATGGCAGTTTGTATTCAAAGACAATGGTATAGGTGTCAGGCATGAGCATCTGGCACGACTGTTTGAGCGTTTCTATCTAGTAGACAAAGGACGAAGTCGAAAGATGGGAGGTACTGGTTTGGGACTAGCTATTGTAAAAAATGCTGTGCTTCTTCATAAGGGAATGATAAAAGTCGAAAATAGAAAAGAGGGTGGACTTATGTTTACTTTCTTCTTGAAAAAATAA
- a CDS encoding response regulator — protein sequence MTENNYRILVVDDEQDLCEILKFNLETEGYQVETANSAEEALTMDIAGFDLLLLDVMMGGISGFSMAKTIKKEPATANIPIIFLTARDTENDTVTGFNIGADDYISKPFSIREVMVRVRAVLRRTSDEGTASVEPQLLSYQGLEMNLSKKTVAIDGENIPFTKTEFELLQLLLEERGRVFSRQELIDRIWPKDVLVLDRTVDVNITRLRKKIGRFSKCIVTRLGFGYYFDS from the coding sequence ATGACAGAAAATAATTATCGTATTCTTGTTGTTGATGATGAACAGGACTTATGTGAAATTCTGAAGTTTAATTTAGAAACCGAAGGATATCAAGTGGAGACTGCTAACTCTGCCGAAGAGGCTTTGACTATGGATATAGCCGGCTTCGACTTGTTGTTGCTTGATGTTATGATGGGAGGCATCTCAGGCTTCTCAATGGCTAAGACTATAAAGAAAGAGCCTGCAACTGCTAATATTCCTATCATATTCCTAACAGCTCGTGATACGGAAAACGACACCGTAACAGGATTCAATATTGGTGCCGACGACTATATATCTAAACCATTTTCAATTAGGGAAGTGATGGTAAGGGTACGTGCTGTTCTGCGACGGACTTCTGATGAAGGAACTGCTTCTGTTGAACCGCAATTGCTAAGCTACCAAGGACTCGAAATGAATCTTAGCAAAAAGACAGTGGCTATTGATGGAGAGAACATTCCTTTCACTAAAACAGAATTTGAACTTCTGCAGCTGCTTCTAGAAGAACGTGGAAGAGTATTTTCTCGTCAAGAATTAATTGACCGAATTTGGCCAAAAGACGTATTGGTGCTTGATAGAACTGTTGATGTAAACATAACACGACTTAGAAAAAAGATTGGTAGATTTTCTAAATGTATAGTCACAAGGCTGGGATTTGGGTATTATTTCGACTCATAA
- a CDS encoding DUF1634 domain-containing protein, protein MELINENKKMQQLIGSTLRIGVMTACCIAILGGAYYLISHGSEPMPDYYKFHGEPTSLTSLSGIFGGLIHLKAANLIQLGVLVLMLTPITRIILSLFDFAHQRDWLYVAITTIVFLVILLNSLGGIL, encoded by the coding sequence ATGGAATTGATAAATGAAAATAAGAAGATGCAGCAGCTGATAGGTTCAACTCTGCGCATTGGTGTAATGACGGCATGTTGCATTGCCATTCTTGGTGGAGCATACTATTTGATTAGCCACGGTTCTGAGCCAATGCCTGATTACTATAAATTTCATGGTGAACCGACATCATTGACTTCATTGAGTGGCATATTTGGTGGCTTGATTCATTTAAAGGCTGCAAATTTGATACAACTAGGAGTATTGGTTCTTATGCTTACTCCAATAACCAGAATCATACTTTCACTGTTTGACTTTGCACATCAACGTGATTGGCTATATGTCGCCATAACAACAATAGTCTTTCTCGTAATATTGTTAAATTCGCTTGGTGGAATATTATAA